A genomic window from Candidatus Thiocaldithrix dubininis includes:
- a CDS encoding DJ-1/PfpI family protein, translating into MAAKRILMLVGDYVEDYEVMVPFQTLLAVGHSVHAVCPDKSEGEKIRTAIHDFEGDQTYSEKPGHNFVLNFTFADVQADSYDALVIPGGRAPEYIRLNPKVLAIVRHFAQANKPIAAVCHGAQVLAAADVLTGKACSAYPAVAPDVNRAGGTYMDIPVDQAYVDGNLVTAPAWPAHPDWLAKFLKVLGTKIEL; encoded by the coding sequence GATTATGAAGTTATGGTGCCTTTTCAGACTTTATTAGCAGTAGGACACAGCGTACACGCGGTTTGCCCTGATAAATCAGAAGGCGAAAAAATACGCACCGCCATTCACGATTTTGAAGGCGATCAAACTTATAGTGAAAAGCCCGGGCATAACTTTGTATTAAATTTTACCTTTGCTGATGTGCAAGCAGACAGTTATGACGCATTGGTTATTCCGGGTGGACGTGCGCCCGAATATATCCGTCTGAATCCGAAAGTGTTGGCAATTGTGCGTCATTTTGCGCAAGCCAATAAACCGATTGCTGCGGTATGTCACGGGGCGCAGGTGTTAGCAGCGGCTGACGTGTTAACGGGCAAAGCTTGTTCGGCTTATCCTGCGGTCGCACCTGATGTTAATCGTGCAGGTGGCACGTATATGGATATTCCAGTCGATCAAGCTTATGTCGATGGCAATCTAGTAACCGCGCCTGCTTGGCCAGCGCATCCCGATTGGTTAGCTAAATTCTTGAAAGTGCTAGGCACAAAAATCGAGCTTTAA
- the cobB gene encoding NAD-dependent protein deacylase, translating to MKKQYRNIVILTGAGISAESGIQTFRASDGLWHNHRIEDVATPEGFKRNPALVHEFYNERRRQLQADNIQPNAAHLALARLGREFPGKVLLVTQNVDDLHDRAGSQNLIHMHGELNKVRCVKTERVYEWHSDVDTKTPCECCPTIGHLRPHIVWFGEMPFQMEMIYDALIDCDLFISIGTSGNVYPAAGFVQVANEIGAHTIELNLDPSQTSDRFAESKLGKASVLVPQYVDELLAMRN from the coding sequence ATGAAAAAGCAATATCGTAATATCGTTATTCTCACCGGCGCGGGCATTTCTGCTGAATCCGGAATTCAAACGTTTCGCGCCTCCGATGGCTTATGGCATAACCACCGCATTGAAGATGTTGCCACGCCAGAAGGCTTTAAGCGTAATCCCGCCTTAGTGCATGAATTCTATAATGAGCGTCGCCGCCAATTACAGGCTGACAACATTCAACCCAATGCCGCACATTTGGCTTTGGCGCGTTTAGGACGAGAATTTCCGGGCAAAGTGTTGCTGGTAACGCAAAATGTAGACGACTTGCACGACCGCGCCGGAAGCCAAAACCTGATTCACATGCACGGCGAATTAAACAAAGTGCGTTGCGTCAAAACTGAGCGTGTGTATGAATGGCATAGCGATGTCGACACTAAAACCCCGTGTGAATGCTGCCCCACCATTGGCCATTTGCGCCCGCATATTGTTTGGTTTGGCGAAATGCCGTTTCAGATGGAAATGATTTATGACGCGCTGATTGACTGCGATTTATTTATCTCGATTGGCACATCCGGCAATGTGTATCCCGCTGCGGGCTTTGTGCAAGTGGCTAATGAAATCGGCGCGCATACTATTGAATTAAACCTCGACCCCAGCCAAACCAGCGACCGCTTCGCTGAATCTAAGTTAGGGAAAGCTTCGGTGTTAGTACCACAATACGTGGACGAGTTACTAGCCATGCGCAACTAA
- a CDS encoding MBL fold metallo-hydrolase, whose protein sequence is MIFRQLFETDSSTYTYLLACEQTGECVLIDPVIDTVARDLKVLQEYGLKLTYTLETHIHADHLSGGRKLREYTGCKIVVPAMDQLGCADLGVTEGTPFRVGNLELHPLYTPGHTSTHHAYLFDNGMQKVLFTGDALLIEACGRTDFQSGNPQHLYQSITQKFFTLPDETLVYPAHDYEGRQISTIGQEKIRNPRLNEGKSETEFVAIMHGLNLPYPRKIDFAVPGNLQCGQCPENVPEQYRGPCDVSIAPEALWQLPIVGDQG, encoded by the coding sequence ATGATTTTTCGCCAATTATTTGAGACAGATTCCAGCACTTATACCTATTTACTCGCCTGCGAACAAACCGGCGAATGCGTGTTAATTGACCCGGTGATTGATACCGTCGCTCGCGATTTAAAGGTTTTGCAAGAATACGGTTTAAAGCTGACTTATACTTTGGAAACGCATATTCACGCGGATCATTTAAGCGGTGGACGCAAATTGCGCGAGTACACGGGTTGTAAAATCGTCGTTCCGGCAATGGATCAATTAGGTTGCGCGGATTTAGGTGTAACGGAAGGGACACCATTTCGCGTGGGTAATTTGGAATTACACCCCTTGTATACGCCCGGTCATACCAGCACGCACCACGCGTATTTATTCGACAATGGTATGCAAAAGGTCTTGTTTACGGGGGATGCGTTGTTGATCGAAGCGTGCGGGCGTACCGATTTTCAATCTGGTAATCCACAGCACTTATATCAAAGCATTACCCAGAAATTTTTTACGCTGCCGGATGAAACACTGGTTTACCCTGCACATGACTATGAAGGGCGACAAATCAGCACGATTGGGCAGGAAAAAATCCGTAATCCGCGTCTGAACGAAGGCAAGAGTGAAACGGAATTTGTGGCGATTATGCACGGTTTAAATCTGCCCTATCCGCGCAAAATCGACTTTGCTGTGCCCGGCAATCTGCAATGCGGTCAATGCCCTGAGAATGTACCAGAACAATATCGCGGCCCTTGCGATGTCAGTATCGCGCCAGAAGCCTTGTGGCAGTTGCCGATTGTCGGCGACCAAGGCTAA